In Paeniglutamicibacter kerguelensis, one genomic interval encodes:
- a CDS encoding alpha-hydroxy acid oxidase, giving the protein MRLKDILALASIQVPARTPAERLKRSCHSVEDMRKLASKRLPKSIFDYIEGGGEDEFSMRRNRSSFDDWSFMPKWGSVDNMDLSSTLLGGPTSLPFYLSPTGGTRLFNPKGETAVARAALTQGIPYGLAHLSTTTMEDVSAAAPALRRWFNLEPIADKAELQAVLDRVSRAGYEALIVNVDCRSIGHRERDYRNGFTAPPTIKPKTVVEGALHPRWALGFLANDAIAFPNLDAEEPTGPLSSSPDMWRTLLAGAYEPTDWDDLREIRMRWSGPIILKGVVNPKDAALAAEYGFDAIQVSNHGGRQLDHMASPLDVLEVIAAAVDGRLEIIVDGGIRRGSDMVKAIALGATACSIGRPYLYGLAAAGEVGVGHVIDLFRDEMMRAMMMLGVTSIEELRANGRELLRHRSESFPSAPAKTPADSNNSYAETSL; this is encoded by the coding sequence ATGCGACTGAAAGACATCTTGGCACTAGCCTCCATCCAGGTCCCGGCCCGCACGCCGGCCGAACGGCTCAAGCGGAGCTGCCACAGCGTGGAGGACATGCGCAAACTCGCATCCAAGCGCCTTCCCAAATCCATTTTCGACTACATCGAAGGTGGCGGAGAAGACGAGTTCTCGATGCGCCGAAACCGCTCGTCCTTTGATGACTGGTCGTTCATGCCCAAGTGGGGCTCCGTCGACAACATGGACCTGAGCTCCACCCTGCTCGGCGGCCCGACGTCGCTGCCGTTCTACCTCTCCCCCACCGGCGGCACCCGCCTGTTCAACCCCAAGGGTGAAACCGCCGTGGCACGTGCGGCCCTGACCCAGGGCATCCCCTACGGCCTGGCACACCTGAGCACCACCACCATGGAGGACGTCAGCGCGGCAGCACCCGCCCTTCGCCGGTGGTTCAACCTCGAGCCGATCGCGGACAAGGCCGAGTTGCAGGCGGTGCTGGACCGGGTCTCCCGCGCCGGCTACGAGGCCCTGATCGTCAACGTCGACTGCCGCTCGATCGGCCACCGCGAACGCGACTACCGCAACGGCTTCACCGCCCCGCCGACCATCAAGCCAAAGACCGTCGTCGAGGGCGCACTGCACCCGCGTTGGGCCCTGGGATTCCTCGCCAACGACGCCATTGCCTTCCCGAACCTTGATGCAGAGGAGCCCACCGGCCCGCTGTCCAGCAGCCCGGACATGTGGCGCACCCTGCTTGCCGGCGCCTACGAGCCCACCGACTGGGACGACCTGCGTGAGATCCGCATGCGCTGGAGCGGGCCGATCATCCTCAAGGGCGTCGTCAACCCGAAGGACGCGGCCCTCGCCGCCGAATACGGCTTCGACGCCATCCAGGTCAGCAACCACGGCGGACGCCAGCTCGACCACATGGCCTCGCCGCTGGACGTGCTGGAAGTCATCGCGGCCGCCGTCGACGGCCGCCTGGAAATCATTGTCGATGGTGGCATCCGCCGCGGTTCGGACATGGTCAAGGCCATTGCCCTGGGCGCAACCGCCTGCTCCATCGGCCGCCCGTACCTCTACGGCCTCGCCGCCGCCGGCGAAGTCGGCGTCGGCCACGTCATCGACCTGTTCCGCGACGAAATGATGCGCGCCATGATGATGCTGGGTGTCACCAGCATCGAAGAACTTCGAGCCAACGGTCGCGAACTGCTCCGCCACAGGTCCGAGTCCTTCCCCTCCGCACCGGCAAAGACGCCTGCGGATTCCAACAACAGCTACGCAGAAACGAGCCTGTAA
- a CDS encoding ABC transporter substrate-binding protein has product MKNETPRLRSRRSRFAAATAVAATALLALTACGGSTPTATTSSAAAGADGTAVPEIALNEAAVKLLPESIKASKVLRVGIPTNEQPTQYFLEGTQELTGVNPDIARLIGAALGLKVEIQVANFDSIIPGMAAGRYDMTVSSMTPTTERMKVLDFVDYMQMGTAIAVAKGNPTGIAKYQDLCGKKVGLLTGSYQLTVNIPDYNQECVDAGKPEIISNQYQDTRQAISALTSGRQDAVLADSPILGFAVTQNDSIEIASEYDLTAVAAGVPIDSGLKDPVAASLAVVIKSDAYKQVLAKYGLDTSAITDARVNFAQ; this is encoded by the coding sequence ATGAAAAACGAGACACCCCGCCTCCGTTCACGGCGCAGCCGCTTTGCTGCAGCAACCGCCGTGGCAGCCACAGCCCTGCTGGCGCTGACCGCGTGCGGCGGCTCCACCCCAACGGCAACCACCTCCTCGGCCGCCGCCGGCGCGGATGGAACCGCCGTCCCGGAAATCGCCCTCAACGAGGCCGCGGTGAAGCTGCTGCCCGAATCGATCAAGGCCTCCAAGGTTCTCCGCGTGGGCATCCCCACCAATGAACAGCCCACCCAGTACTTCCTGGAAGGCACCCAGGAGCTCACCGGCGTCAACCCGGACATCGCCCGCCTGATTGGCGCTGCGCTGGGCCTGAAGGTGGAAATCCAGGTGGCCAACTTCGACTCCATCATTCCGGGTATGGCCGCAGGTCGCTATGACATGACGGTTTCCTCGATGACCCCGACGACCGAGCGCATGAAGGTACTGGACTTCGTGGACTACATGCAGATGGGCACCGCCATCGCCGTGGCCAAGGGCAACCCCACGGGGATCGCCAAGTACCAGGACCTGTGCGGCAAGAAGGTCGGCCTGCTTACCGGTTCCTACCAACTGACCGTCAACATCCCGGACTACAACCAGGAATGCGTGGATGCCGGGAAGCCGGAGATCATCTCCAACCAGTACCAGGACACACGCCAGGCGATCTCCGCTCTCACCAGCGGGCGGCAGGACGCCGTGCTGGCAGACTCCCCCATTCTGGGCTTCGCCGTGACGCAGAACGACTCCATCGAGATCGCTTCCGAATACGACCTGACCGCCGTCGCCGCCGGCGTTCCGATCGACTCCGGCCTCAAGGACCCTGTCGCAGCGTCGCTGGCAGTGGTCATCAAGTCCGACGCGTACAAGCAGGTCTTGGCCAAGTACGGCCTGGATACCAGCGCCATCACCGACGCACGCGTCAACTTCGCCCAGTAG
- a CDS encoding amino acid ABC transporter permease: MQPQNALSPAQQATAATAGESAPVIPLKHPVRNTIAVFLVIVAALAAMDVALNERYHWDVVADYLFAPRILTGALLTLVLTVVSMSIGISLGAALAIMRLSDNPILSLIARGYIWFFRGTPLLVQLIFWYNIAALYPVIALGLPFGGPSIVLGSANVLITPLGAALLGLSLNEAAYMAEIIRGGIGSVDRGQYDASKALGMSGSKLMRRIILPQAMRVVLPPTGNQVISMLKGTSLVSVLAISDLLYSAQIIYSENYQTIPLLIVASLWYLLMTTILSFFQEKLERHYGRGFDSVIKRKRSRKARRAK; this comes from the coding sequence ATGCAACCCCAGAACGCCCTGTCCCCTGCCCAGCAGGCCACGGCAGCGACTGCCGGGGAATCGGCCCCGGTCATTCCACTGAAACACCCGGTACGAAACACCATCGCCGTCTTCTTGGTCATCGTCGCGGCACTCGCCGCGATGGACGTGGCCCTGAACGAGCGCTATCACTGGGACGTCGTCGCCGACTACCTCTTCGCACCGCGCATCCTCACCGGCGCGCTGCTGACCCTGGTGCTCACCGTCGTCTCGATGAGCATCGGCATTTCCCTCGGCGCAGCGCTTGCCATCATGCGACTGTCGGATAACCCGATCCTGAGCCTGATCGCCCGCGGTTACATTTGGTTCTTCCGCGGCACCCCGCTGCTGGTGCAGCTGATCTTCTGGTACAACATTGCCGCCCTCTATCCGGTGATCGCCCTGGGCCTTCCATTCGGCGGCCCGTCGATCGTGCTGGGCTCGGCCAACGTGCTGATCACCCCGCTGGGCGCGGCCCTACTGGGCCTGTCCCTAAACGAGGCAGCCTACATGGCCGAGATCATCCGCGGCGGCATCGGCTCGGTGGACAGGGGCCAGTACGACGCGTCGAAGGCGCTGGGCATGAGCGGTTCCAAGCTGATGCGCCGCATCATCCTGCCCCAGGCCATGCGCGTGGTCCTGCCGCCGACCGGCAACCAGGTCATCTCGATGCTCAAGGGCACCTCGCTGGTGTCCGTGCTGGCGATCTCCGACCTGCTGTACTCCGCACAGATCATCTACTCGGAGAACTACCAGACGATCCCGCTGCTGATCGTCGCCAGCCTCTGGTACCTGCTCATGACCACCATCCTGAGCTTCTTCCAGGAAAAACTCGAACGTCACTACGGACGCGGCTTTGACTCTGTCATCAAGCGCAAGCGTTCACGCAAAGCCAGGAGAGCAAAATGA
- a CDS encoding amino acid ABC transporter ATP-binding protein, which yields MSNVMVEAQGVRKSYGHLEILKGIDLQVQRGSVTCLIGPSGSGKTTFLRCINHLEKINAGRIYVDDSLVGYTERNGRLHEMKDKQTAISRRASGMVFQRFNLFPHMTIMENIIEAPIQVQGRNRREITAEAQVLLDRVGLGDRGRSYPQELSGGQQQRVAIARALAMKPKLMLFDEPTSALDPELVGEVLDVMKDLAEEGMTMVVVTHELGFARQVADHVVFMDGGVVVESGPPSEVLDNPQNERTQAFLSKVL from the coding sequence ATGAGCAACGTCATGGTTGAGGCCCAGGGAGTCCGCAAAAGCTACGGGCACCTCGAAATCCTCAAGGGCATCGACCTGCAGGTCCAACGCGGTTCTGTCACCTGCCTGATCGGCCCCTCGGGCTCGGGCAAGACGACCTTCCTGCGCTGCATCAACCACCTGGAGAAGATCAACGCGGGCCGCATCTACGTCGATGATTCCCTCGTCGGCTACACCGAACGCAACGGCCGCCTGCATGAAATGAAGGACAAGCAGACGGCGATCTCGCGCCGCGCCTCCGGCATGGTGTTCCAGCGCTTCAACTTGTTCCCGCACATGACCATCATGGAGAACATCATCGAGGCACCCATCCAGGTGCAGGGCCGGAACCGCAGGGAGATCACCGCCGAGGCCCAGGTCCTGCTGGACCGGGTGGGGCTGGGCGACCGCGGACGTTCCTACCCGCAGGAACTCTCCGGCGGCCAGCAGCAGCGCGTGGCAATCGCCCGCGCGCTGGCAATGAAACCCAAACTGATGCTCTTTGACGAGCCGACCTCGGCCCTTGACCCGGAGCTCGTCGGCGAGGTCCTGGACGTCATGAAGGACCTGGCCGAGGAGGGCATGACCATGGTCGTTGTCACCCACGAACTCGGGTTCGCCCGCCAAGTCGCCGACCACGTGGTCTTCATGGACGGCGGCGTGGTGGTTGAATCCGGGCCACCGTCCGAGGTCCTGGACAATCCACAGAACGAACGCACCCAGGCGTTCCTCTCCAAGGTCCTCTGA
- a CDS encoding Rid family hydrolase, whose protein sequence is MPETTNTLRLQVSTADAPPPSWAYSQGIVANGFLFTAGQTPHDPVTDETVGISIEEQTTRTMQNLAAVLAAHGLDFSHVVKASVHLHHPGRDAAGFNAIYEQFMVKPYPARTTVGSFLGDFLVEIDVVAVVPPVEPAS, encoded by the coding sequence ATGCCAGAAACCACCAACACGCTCCGCCTGCAGGTCTCCACCGCGGACGCACCGCCACCCTCGTGGGCCTACTCGCAGGGCATCGTCGCCAACGGCTTCCTCTTCACCGCCGGGCAAACGCCGCACGACCCGGTCACCGATGAAACCGTCGGCATCTCGATCGAGGAACAAACCACCCGGACCATGCAAAACCTTGCAGCGGTGCTGGCCGCCCACGGCCTGGACTTCTCCCACGTGGTGAAGGCTAGCGTGCACCTGCACCACCCGGGCCGCGACGCCGCCGGGTTCAATGCGATCTACGAACAGTTCATGGTCAAGCCCTACCCGGCTCGCACCACCGTGGGTTCGTTCCTCGGGGACTTCCTCGTGGAGATCGATGTCGTGGCCGTCGTCCCGCCGGTCGAGCCCGCCAGCTAG
- a CDS encoding acyl-CoA dehydrogenase family protein, producing the protein MFDLTEDQQAIVAMVGDFATENIAPHAVEWDQAKHFPVDVLAQAGELGMGGIYVREDFGGSGMSRLDAALIFEELAKADPTIAAYISIHNMVAWMIDEFGNDEQRAAWLPGLCSMETLSSYALTEPGVGSDAGALSTRAVRDGDDYVLNGTKQFISGAGSSGVYVVMARTADTGSAGITAFIVQDGVEGLSFGPLEKKMGWNAQPTRQVVFENMRIPASNRLGAEGGGFGIAMKGLNGGRVNIGACSLGGGQAALDKSMAYLKERSAFGAPLIGQQALLFQIADMQTELESARTMVWRAADALERGTKDTVRLCAMAKLVATDAGFNAANTALQLHGGYGYLADYGIEKIVRDLRVHQILEGSNEIMRLIIGRLAVER; encoded by the coding sequence ATGTTTGACCTGACCGAAGACCAGCAAGCCATTGTCGCAATGGTGGGCGACTTCGCCACCGAAAACATCGCCCCGCACGCCGTCGAATGGGACCAGGCCAAGCATTTCCCGGTCGATGTGCTGGCCCAGGCCGGCGAGCTGGGCATGGGCGGCATCTACGTGCGCGAGGACTTCGGTGGTTCCGGGATGAGCCGGCTGGACGCTGCACTCATCTTCGAGGAACTGGCCAAGGCCGACCCGACGATCGCCGCCTATATTTCCATCCACAACATGGTCGCCTGGATGATCGACGAATTTGGCAACGACGAGCAACGGGCGGCCTGGCTGCCGGGGTTGTGCAGCATGGAAACACTGTCCAGCTATGCCCTGACCGAGCCCGGCGTCGGCTCCGACGCCGGGGCACTGAGCACCCGGGCGGTCCGCGACGGGGACGACTACGTGCTCAACGGGACCAAGCAATTCATCTCCGGGGCGGGAAGCTCGGGGGTCTACGTGGTCATGGCACGCACCGCCGACACCGGCAGCGCCGGGATCACCGCCTTCATCGTCCAGGACGGCGTCGAGGGCCTCTCGTTCGGCCCGCTGGAAAAGAAAATGGGCTGGAACGCCCAACCCACGCGCCAAGTGGTGTTCGAGAACATGCGGATCCCCGCGAGCAACCGGCTGGGGGCCGAGGGTGGCGGATTCGGCATTGCCATGAAGGGGCTGAACGGGGGCCGGGTCAACATCGGCGCCTGCTCGCTGGGCGGCGGGCAGGCGGCCCTGGACAAGTCGATGGCCTACCTGAAGGAACGCTCGGCCTTCGGCGCCCCGCTGATCGGTCAGCAGGCGCTGCTCTTCCAGATCGCGGACATGCAGACCGAGCTGGAGAGCGCCCGCACCATGGTGTGGCGCGCCGCGGACGCGCTCGAGCGCGGCACCAAGGACACCGTGCGGCTGTGTGCCATGGCCAAGCTCGTGGCCACCGACGCGGGGTTCAACGCGGCAAACACGGCGCTGCAGCTTCACGGCGGCTACGGCTACCTTGCCGACTACGGGATCGAAAAGATCGTGCGGGATTTGCGCGTGCACCAGATCCTGGAAGGCAGCAACGAGATCATGCGCCTGATCATCGGGCGCCTGGCGGTGGAGCGCTAG
- a CDS encoding cytochrome b/b6 domain-containing protein produces the protein MARSTGKKQAGNRWVRAGVVAVSSVVLLIVAVVFAMWLVGVEEVKAWMAMYPGHSPLPEGAPVGLPAWLGWQHFLNMFFLVLIVRTGWQVRTVTRPAAHWVRNNKGLIRTKGAPTRISLDLWFHLTLDALWVLNGIIFVIVLFATGQWMRIVPTSWDVFPNAASAALQYLSLDWPTEDGWVNYNALQLLAYFTTVFIAAPLAIVTGLRTSGAWPKKATKLNKVYPMELARALHFPVMLYFVAFTIVHVALVFATGALRNLNHMYAANDSENWTGLIIFAVSIVVVVGFWFLAQPVFLRPVAALTGKVGK, from the coding sequence ATGGCTCGGTCCACCGGGAAGAAGCAGGCCGGCAACAGGTGGGTGCGCGCCGGAGTCGTTGCCGTGTCGTCGGTTGTCCTGCTCATTGTGGCAGTGGTGTTTGCCATGTGGCTGGTGGGGGTGGAAGAGGTCAAGGCCTGGATGGCCATGTACCCCGGGCATTCGCCGCTGCCCGAGGGCGCGCCGGTCGGGCTTCCGGCCTGGCTGGGCTGGCAGCACTTCCTGAACATGTTCTTCCTGGTGCTGATCGTGCGCACCGGCTGGCAGGTCAGGACCGTGACCCGGCCCGCGGCGCACTGGGTCCGCAACAACAAGGGGCTGATCCGGACCAAGGGCGCCCCAACCCGCATCAGCCTGGACCTCTGGTTCCACCTGACCCTCGACGCACTGTGGGTGCTCAACGGCATCATCTTTGTCATCGTGCTTTTTGCCACCGGGCAATGGATGCGCATCGTGCCGACAAGCTGGGACGTGTTCCCCAATGCGGCCTCCGCGGCGCTGCAGTACCTCTCGCTGGACTGGCCCACCGAAGACGGGTGGGTGAACTACAACGCCCTGCAGCTGCTGGCCTATTTCACCACCGTTTTCATTGCCGCACCGCTGGCCATCGTCACCGGCCTGCGCACGTCGGGGGCCTGGCCCAAGAAGGCCACGAAGCTCAACAAGGTTTACCCCATGGAGCTGGCCCGGGCACTGCACTTCCCGGTGATGCTCTACTTCGTCGCCTTCACGATCGTCCACGTGGCCCTGGTGTTTGCCACCGGCGCACTGCGCAACCTCAACCACATGTACGCGGCCAACGACTCGGAGAACTGGACCGGGCTCATCATTTTCGCCGTCTCGATCGTCGTGGTTGTCGGGTTCTGGTTCCTGGCCCAACCGGTTTTCCTGCGGCCCGTTGCCGCGCTGACCGGAAAGGTCGGCAAGTAG
- a CDS encoding electron transfer flavoprotein subunit alpha/FixB family protein yields MPNIVVLIELTHTGHVPASARGLLAVAARLGTPVAVTVSAGALDPVTIAVLGGLGAARIHAAQTEAAHTVLGTPMVDALADAVAAHAPSAVLAAASVDGREAAGRLAVRTGGGVLADVVDASLADGRIVTEHSVFGGSYTVHATVPDVLPIITVRSGAVDDQAPAATPEVTTVQLAPATGSQTTIDSYADAPENLSRPELRGAATVVSGGRGLGSEENFVLVEQLADALGAAVGASRAAVDAGFISQTAQVGQTGVSVSPQLYVALGISGAIQHRAGMQTAKTIVAINQDEDAPIFEIADLGIVGDVFTVVPQVIELLKNRS; encoded by the coding sequence ATGCCAAACATCGTGGTTCTCATCGAACTCACCCACACCGGGCACGTCCCCGCGTCGGCCCGGGGCCTGCTGGCCGTCGCGGCCAGGCTGGGAACGCCGGTCGCGGTCACCGTCTCCGCCGGAGCGCTGGACCCCGTAACCATTGCCGTGCTCGGCGGGCTGGGTGCCGCACGGATCCATGCCGCCCAAACGGAAGCGGCACACACCGTGCTGGGCACCCCCATGGTCGATGCCCTGGCCGATGCGGTCGCCGCCCACGCCCCGTCCGCCGTGCTCGCCGCCGCCTCTGTGGACGGGCGAGAGGCCGCCGGACGGCTGGCCGTCCGCACCGGCGGGGGAGTGCTTGCCGACGTCGTGGACGCATCGCTGGCGGACGGACGGATCGTGACCGAACATTCCGTCTTCGGCGGCAGCTACACGGTCCACGCCACGGTGCCGGACGTCCTGCCGATCATCACCGTTCGCTCCGGGGCCGTCGACGACCAGGCCCCGGCGGCGACCCCGGAGGTGACAACCGTGCAGTTGGCCCCGGCCACGGGCAGCCAGACAACCATCGATTCCTATGCCGATGCCCCCGAAAACCTTTCGCGCCCGGAACTGCGCGGGGCGGCCACCGTGGTCTCAGGCGGACGCGGCCTGGGCTCCGAGGAAAACTTCGTGCTTGTCGAACAACTCGCGGACGCTCTGGGTGCGGCGGTCGGCGCCTCGCGGGCGGCCGTGGACGCCGGATTCATTTCCCAAACGGCGCAGGTCGGCCAGACGGGAGTCAGCGTTTCGCCGCAGCTTTACGTGGCGCTGGGAATCTCCGGCGCCATCCAGCACCGCGCGGGCATGCAGACGGCAAAGACCATCGTGGCCATCAACCAGGATGAGGACGCCCCGATCTTCGAGATCGCGGACCTGGGCATCGTGGGGGACGTCTTTACGGTGGTTCCCCAGGTCATCGAGCTGCTCAAGAACCGTTCCTGA
- a CDS encoding electron transfer flavoprotein subunit beta/FixA family protein, producing MKIVVLIKQVPDTAEERRLEPDTGRLDRDANEPVIDEITERALELALTVKDKDKSTEVVVLTMGPSEASKAIRKALSMGADSGIHVLDDALSGADLTITSAALAAALRNTDADLVIAGNESTDGRAGIVPAMIAEHLGYPLLGSLLSADITHGMVTGERQTEAGTQNVRAPFPAVLTVTEGFDEARFPNFKGIMGAKRKPVATLSASELGVGSTPRSSVLDLAERPARAAGRKIVDGGAAAAELVDFLTAQRLI from the coding sequence ATGAAAATCGTGGTCTTGATCAAGCAGGTTCCGGACACGGCGGAGGAACGCAGGCTGGAGCCGGACACCGGCAGACTGGACCGCGACGCCAACGAACCCGTCATTGACGAAATCACCGAACGCGCCCTGGAACTGGCGCTCACGGTGAAGGACAAGGACAAATCGACCGAGGTCGTCGTGCTGACCATGGGCCCCTCCGAAGCCTCCAAGGCCATACGCAAGGCGCTGTCCATGGGTGCCGACTCGGGGATCCACGTGCTCGACGATGCCCTGTCCGGGGCCGACCTCACGATCACGTCCGCGGCCCTGGCCGCCGCGCTGCGCAACACGGACGCGGACCTGGTCATCGCCGGCAACGAATCCACCGACGGCCGCGCGGGAATCGTCCCTGCCATGATCGCCGAACACCTGGGATATCCGTTGCTCGGATCGCTGCTGTCCGCCGACATCACCCACGGAATGGTGACCGGTGAACGCCAGACCGAGGCCGGAACCCAAAACGTCCGGGCACCTTTCCCCGCCGTGCTGACGGTCACCGAAGGCTTCGACGAAGCCAGGTTCCCGAATTTCAAGGGCATCATGGGTGCCAAGCGCAAGCCGGTTGCAACCCTTTCCGCATCCGAACTCGGCGTGGGGTCGACTCCCCGCAGCAGCGTGCTGGATCTGGCCGAACGCCCCGCGCGGGCAGCGGGACGCAAGATCGTTGACGGGGGAGCCGCCGCCGCCGAGCTCGTCGATTTCCTGACCGCCCAACGGCTGATCTAG
- the idi gene encoding isopentenyl-diphosphate Delta-isomerase yields MSEELVVLLDQAGTRIGTESKARVHTAETPLHLAFSCYLFNEAGQILMTRRALSKKTWPGVWTNSFCGHPGPEESFEEAIVRRAEQELGAGITSIRNLLPDFRYRAVDASGIVENEICPVFAAVIGTRLDPNPDEVSEYAWVDPAALRLAAEATPFAFSPWLLEQIAQGSLDAG; encoded by the coding sequence ATGAGCGAGGAATTGGTGGTGCTGCTGGATCAGGCAGGCACCCGCATCGGAACCGAATCCAAGGCCCGCGTGCACACCGCAGAGACCCCGCTGCACCTGGCCTTCTCCTGCTACCTGTTCAACGAGGCCGGCCAAATCCTGATGACCCGCCGGGCCCTGTCCAAGAAGACCTGGCCGGGGGTCTGGACCAACTCATTCTGCGGGCACCCCGGACCGGAGGAATCGTTCGAGGAAGCCATCGTACGCCGGGCGGAGCAGGAACTTGGTGCCGGCATCACCTCCATCCGCAACCTGCTTCCCGACTTCCGCTACCGCGCGGTCGATGCCTCGGGCATCGTCGAGAACGAGATCTGCCCAGTCTTCGCCGCCGTCATCGGCACCAGGCTGGACCCCAACCCGGACGAGGTCTCGGAGTACGCCTGGGTGGACCCGGCGGCACTGCGGTTGGCCGCGGAGGCCACCCCCTTCGCGTTCTCACCCTGGTTGCTGGAGCAGATCGCCCAGGGCTCGCTAGACGCCGGGTAG
- a CDS encoding APC family permease, with translation MSRPEATGAKTPMLETESGLGEKGLNKGVVGVLGAVVIGISCIAPAYTLTAALGPTVAEVGTQLPAIFLAGFLPMLLVALGYRELNSAMPDSGTSFTWATRAFGPWIGWMGGWGLIAATIIVLSNLAAVAVDFFYILLAQLTGNEAIGELTKNLWINIPTTLVFIAIACWISYRGMQTTKIFQYVLVAFQLIVLGWFAIAAFVHVNNGTAFDATPISLEWFNPMAVESFSAFAAGVSLSIFIFWGWDVTLTMNEETKDPDKVPGRAATLTVLIIMAIYMVVALAVISYAGVGDTGLGAGNPENQESIFAVLSGPIMGPFAILMSLAILSSSAASLQSTMVSPARTILAMGYYKALPERFGNVSPRFMSPSVATITAGVAAAAFYVLTRLLSENALWDTITALGMMICFYYGVTALACVWYFRRELFASARNIVFKFLAPLVGGVVLLVMFFSTARDSMSPDYGSGSNVGGLGMVFILGMGVLMLGVVIMVVMRVRQPGFFKGETLKRLK, from the coding sequence ATGAGTCGTCCAGAAGCGACCGGCGCGAAAACGCCGATGCTAGAGACCGAATCGGGCCTCGGCGAAAAGGGACTGAACAAGGGCGTCGTTGGCGTCCTTGGCGCGGTCGTCATCGGGATTTCCTGTATCGCCCCCGCCTACACCCTGACGGCGGCACTCGGCCCGACCGTCGCCGAAGTTGGCACCCAACTCCCGGCCATCTTCCTCGCGGGCTTCCTGCCCATGCTTTTGGTGGCCCTTGGCTACCGCGAACTCAACAGCGCGATGCCCGACTCCGGCACCTCGTTCACCTGGGCCACCCGTGCCTTCGGACCCTGGATCGGCTGGATGGGCGGTTGGGGCTTGATTGCCGCAACCATCATCGTGCTCTCCAACCTTGCCGCGGTCGCCGTTGACTTCTTCTACATCCTCCTGGCCCAGCTCACCGGCAACGAAGCCATCGGCGAGCTGACCAAGAACCTGTGGATCAACATCCCCACCACCCTGGTGTTCATTGCGATTGCCTGCTGGATCTCCTACCGCGGCATGCAAACCACCAAGATCTTCCAGTACGTCCTGGTGGCTTTCCAGCTGATCGTCCTGGGCTGGTTTGCCATTGCAGCGTTCGTCCACGTGAACAACGGCACGGCCTTCGACGCCACCCCGATCAGCCTTGAATGGTTCAACCCGATGGCCGTGGAATCGTTCTCCGCCTTCGCGGCCGGCGTCTCGCTGTCGATCTTCATCTTCTGGGGCTGGGATGTCACCCTGACCATGAACGAGGAAACCAAGGACCCGGACAAGGTCCCGGGCCGCGCCGCGACACTCACCGTGCTGATCATCATGGCCATCTACATGGTCGTTGCCCTCGCCGTGATCTCCTACGCGGGCGTCGGCGACACCGGTCTGGGTGCCGGAAACCCGGAGAACCAGGAGTCGATCTTCGCGGTCCTCTCCGGGCCGATCATGGGACCGTTCGCGATCCTCATGTCCCTGGCGATCCTTTCCTCCTCGGCCGCCTCACTGCAGTCGACAATGGTTTCACCGGCCCGCACCATCCTGGCCATGGGCTACTACAAGGCGCTGCCCGAGCGCTTCGGAAACGTCTCCCCGCGCTTCATGTCCCCGTCGGTGGCAACCATCACCGCCGGTGTCGCAGCAGCTGCGTTCTACGTGCTCACCCGCCTGCTTAGCGAAAATGCCCTGTGGGACACCATCACCGCCCTCGGCATGATGATCTGCTTCTACTACGGAGTCACCGCCTTGGCCTGCGTCTGGTACTTCCGCCGCGAGCTGTTCGCCTCGGCACGCAACATCGTCTTCAAGTTCCTCGCCCCGCTCGTCGGCGGCGTGGTTCTCTTGGTGATGTTCTTCAGCACCGCCAGGGACTCGATGAGCCCGGACTACGGATCGGGATCCAACGTCGGCGGCCTGGGCATGGTGTTCATCCTGGGCATGGGCGTGCTGATGCTGGGAGTCGTCATCATGGTCGTGATGCGCGTGCGACAGCCAGGCTTCTTCAAGGGCGAAACCCTCAAGCGCCTGAAGTAG